The Aeromicrobium sp. Leaf245 genome includes a region encoding these proteins:
- the acs gene encoding acetate--CoA ligase translates to MQTYPLIEENLVSEHGISNLSREDRVFEPPADLAAQANVKADVYESADADRLGFWADAAHRLTWGTDFEEVLDWSNPPFAKWFVGGKLNVAYNCVDRHVENGDGEKVALHFVGEPGDTRDLTYAQLKDEVSKAANAIEELGVEAGDRIAIYMPMIPEAVIAMLASARVGAVHTVVFGGFSSDALASRVEDCEAKLVITADGGYRRGKASALKPAVDEALAKLGDASPVENVLVVRRTGEDVPWNGDVDVWWHEVVDESSTDHRFTEFDSEHPLFVMYTSGTTGKPKGILHTSAGYLTQAAYTFWATFDHKSDDVYWCTADVGWITGHSYITYGPTANGATQVLYEGTPDTPHKGRWWEIIADKKVSLFYTAPTAIRTCMKWGEQIPAEHDLSSLRILGTVGESINPEAYVWYRDTIGAGATPIVDTWWQTETGAHMITPLPGVTAAKPGSAMTAFPGITAEVVDDAGNPVGNGEGGYLVITEPWPSMLRTIWGDDDRYEETYWSRFKAQGYYFAGDGAKKDDDGAIWLLGRVDDVMNVSGHRLSTTEIESALVSHPKVAEAAVVGAADETTGQAVCAFVILRESAGDGGEDVVAELRNHVAKEIGPIAKPRQIMVVPELPKTRSGKIMRRLLRDVAENREVGDATTLADSSVMDLISAGIGDSKNQED, encoded by the coding sequence ACGCCGCGCACCGCCTCACGTGGGGCACCGACTTCGAGGAGGTGCTCGACTGGAGCAACCCGCCCTTCGCGAAGTGGTTCGTGGGCGGGAAGCTGAACGTGGCGTACAACTGCGTCGACCGCCACGTCGAGAACGGCGACGGCGAGAAGGTGGCCCTGCACTTCGTCGGCGAGCCCGGCGACACGCGCGACCTGACCTACGCCCAGCTCAAGGACGAGGTGTCCAAGGCCGCCAACGCCATCGAGGAGCTCGGCGTCGAGGCCGGCGACCGGATCGCCATCTACATGCCGATGATCCCCGAGGCCGTCATCGCGATGCTCGCCTCGGCACGCGTCGGCGCCGTCCACACCGTCGTCTTCGGCGGCTTCTCCTCCGACGCGCTCGCGAGCCGGGTCGAGGACTGCGAGGCCAAGCTGGTCATCACCGCCGACGGCGGCTACCGCCGCGGCAAGGCCTCCGCGCTCAAGCCTGCCGTCGACGAGGCGCTGGCGAAGCTGGGCGACGCCTCGCCCGTCGAGAACGTGCTCGTGGTCCGCCGCACCGGCGAGGACGTCCCGTGGAACGGTGACGTCGACGTGTGGTGGCACGAGGTCGTCGACGAGTCGTCCACCGACCACCGCTTCACCGAGTTCGACAGCGAGCACCCGCTCTTCGTCATGTACACGTCGGGCACCACGGGCAAGCCCAAGGGCATCCTGCACACGTCGGCCGGCTACCTGACCCAGGCGGCGTACACGTTCTGGGCGACGTTCGACCACAAGAGCGACGACGTGTACTGGTGCACCGCCGACGTCGGCTGGATCACCGGACACTCCTACATCACGTACGGCCCGACGGCGAACGGCGCCACGCAGGTGCTGTACGAGGGCACCCCCGACACCCCGCACAAGGGCCGCTGGTGGGAGATCATCGCCGACAAGAAGGTCAGCCTCTTCTACACCGCGCCCACCGCGATCCGCACGTGCATGAAGTGGGGCGAGCAGATCCCCGCCGAGCACGACCTCTCGAGCCTGCGGATCCTCGGCACGGTCGGTGAGTCGATCAACCCCGAGGCCTACGTCTGGTACCGCGACACCATCGGCGCCGGGGCGACCCCGATCGTCGACACGTGGTGGCAGACCGAGACCGGCGCCCACATGATCACCCCCCTGCCCGGCGTCACCGCCGCCAAGCCGGGATCGGCGATGACGGCGTTCCCCGGCATCACCGCCGAGGTCGTCGACGACGCCGGCAACCCCGTCGGCAACGGCGAGGGCGGCTACCTGGTGATCACCGAGCCGTGGCCGTCGATGCTCCGCACCATCTGGGGCGACGACGACCGCTACGAGGAGACCTACTGGTCGCGGTTCAAGGCCCAGGGCTACTACTTCGCCGGCGACGGCGCCAAGAAGGACGACGACGGCGCCATCTGGCTGCTCGGCCGGGTCGACGACGTCATGAACGTCTCGGGCCACCGGCTCTCGACCACCGAGATCGAGTCGGCGCTCGTCTCGCACCCGAAGGTCGCCGAGGCGGCCGTGGTCGGTGCCGCCGACGAGACCACCGGCCAGGCCGTGTGCGCGTTCGTCATCCTCCGGGAGTCCGCGGGTGACGGGGGCGAGGACGTGGTCGCCGAGCTGCGCAACCACGTGGCCAAGGAGATCGGCCCGATCGCCAAGCCGCGCCAGATCATGGTCGTGCCCGAGCTGCCCAAGACCCGGTCGGGCAAGATCATGCGCCGCCTGCTGCGCGACGTCGCCGAGAACCGCGAGGTCGGCGACGCCACCACCCTGGCCGACTCGTCGGTGATGGACCTCATCTCCGCCGGCATCGGCGACAGCAAGAACCAGGAGGACTGA
- a CDS encoding phage holin family protein, translating into MSHREPVRPIQPEQQDEPTIGRLVADASRDISALVQSEIALAKSELVVSAKAGGVGAALFAVAGFIGLLVIILVSIAFAFLLSMTGLHPAWCFLIVAGAYVLLAGVLVLVGVRLMKKIRAPQKTIATAKQIPAALKGQHQGSGAARR; encoded by the coding sequence ATGAGTCATCGCGAGCCCGTGCGACCGATCCAGCCGGAGCAGCAGGACGAGCCGACGATCGGTCGGCTCGTCGCCGACGCCAGTCGTGACATCTCCGCGCTCGTCCAGTCCGAGATCGCCCTGGCCAAGAGCGAGCTCGTGGTCAGCGCGAAGGCCGGCGGCGTGGGCGCGGCACTCTTCGCCGTCGCCGGGTTCATCGGGCTGCTGGTGATCATCCTGGTCTCGATCGCCTTCGCGTTCCTGCTGTCGATGACCGGCCTGCACCCCGCGTGGTGCTTCCTGATCGTGGCCGGCGCCTACGTGCTGCTCGCCGGCGTCCTGGTCCTGGTGGGCGTGCGGCTCATGAAGAAGATCCGCGCACCGCAGAAGACGATCGCCACCGCCAAGCAGATCCCCGCGGCGCTCAAGGGCCAGCACCAGGGAAGCGGCGCGGCCCGACGCTAG
- a CDS encoding MarP family serine protease — translation MSSLDVIIAVLLVAYAVSGYVQGFVVNLVATTGLVVGGAGAIWLVPRLLDRQDPSLTTSLLGLGIVIGAAAVGQAVGTYVGTDLRGGLRASPLRAVDAVGGAALSMVAVLVASWALGYAVSGTSIPYLAKASRDSTVLAKVDSVMPGAATDTLRAFSRTLDANLFPRYIDPFADETITAVGPPDDATLSQPGVREASRSVVKILGSAECGRGIEGSGFVYAPGRVMTNAHVVAGVDDPTVTVEGERRLDGRVVVFDPELDLAVIATDDLGVPALELDTSGVAGQEAAVLGYPENGPFDARAARIRSQLTLRSPDIYDRGQVLREAFSVRSLVRSGNSGGPLVSTDGAVLGVIFAASVSDSSTGYAVTAEQAQDDAREGISADRAVDTGRCA, via the coding sequence ATGAGCTCCCTCGACGTCATCATCGCCGTCCTGCTCGTGGCCTACGCGGTCTCGGGGTACGTGCAGGGGTTCGTGGTCAACCTGGTGGCCACCACGGGCCTCGTGGTCGGCGGCGCCGGCGCCATCTGGCTCGTCCCGCGCCTGCTCGACCGGCAGGACCCCTCCCTGACCACCTCGCTGCTGGGCCTCGGCATCGTCATCGGCGCGGCCGCCGTCGGGCAGGCGGTCGGCACGTACGTCGGCACCGACCTGCGCGGCGGCCTCAGGGCCTCGCCCCTGCGCGCGGTCGACGCGGTCGGCGGTGCCGCGCTGAGCATGGTCGCGGTCCTCGTCGCGTCCTGGGCGCTCGGCTACGCGGTCAGCGGCACCTCCATCCCGTACCTGGCCAAGGCGTCGCGCGACTCCACCGTGCTGGCCAAGGTCGACTCCGTCATGCCCGGTGCCGCCACCGACACGCTGCGTGCCTTCAGCCGGACCCTCGACGCGAACCTCTTCCCGCGGTACATCGACCCGTTCGCCGACGAGACCATCACGGCCGTCGGACCGCCCGACGACGCCACGCTCTCGCAGCCGGGGGTGCGCGAGGCGTCGCGCAGCGTGGTCAAGATCCTCGGCTCGGCCGAGTGCGGGCGGGGGATCGAGGGGTCGGGGTTCGTGTACGCCCCGGGTCGCGTCATGACCAACGCCCACGTCGTGGCCGGGGTCGACGACCCGACCGTCACGGTCGAGGGCGAGCGGCGCCTCGACGGGCGCGTCGTCGTCTTCGACCCCGAGCTCGACCTCGCCGTGATCGCCACCGACGACCTCGGCGTGCCCGCCCTCGAGCTCGACACCTCCGGTGTGGCCGGCCAGGAGGCGGCTGTGCTGGGCTACCCCGAGAACGGACCCTTCGACGCGCGGGCGGCCCGGATCCGCTCGCAGCTCACGTTGCGCAGCCCCGACATCTACGACCGCGGACAGGTGCTGCGCGAGGCGTTCTCGGTGCGCAGCCTGGTCCGCTCCGGCAACTCCGGCGGACCGCTCGTGAGCACCGACGGCGCGGTGCTCGGCGTCATCTTCGCGGCCTCGGTGTCCGACAGCTCCACCGGCTACGCCGTCACCGCCGAGCAGGCGCAGGACGACGCACGCGAAGGCATCTCCGCCGACCGGGCCGTCGACACCGGGAGGTGTGCCTGA
- a CDS encoding CoA pyrophosphatase, which yields MSPEASAGRAPADGPTPSGLPDWLVPLADLAGSVQAEQLAPRFPHPPPDARPAAVLICFADGEHGPELLLTERAPTLRNHAGQISFPGGACDPDDADAAATALREAQEEVGLDPAQVTVFGTLPTLWLPPSNFAVTPVLGYWSAPRRLEPVSAAEVGHVIHHPLRLLVDPDNRFSVEHPSGWRGPAFEIGTEMPLWGFTAGIISRLFERLGWAEPWDDTVTRALPEPPEASS from the coding sequence GTGAGCCCTGAGGCCTCCGCGGGGCGCGCGCCGGCCGACGGCCCCACGCCGTCCGGGCTTCCCGACTGGCTCGTGCCGCTCGCCGACCTGGCCGGCTCGGTGCAGGCCGAGCAGCTGGCACCCCGGTTCCCGCACCCTCCGCCCGACGCCCGACCGGCCGCCGTCCTCATCTGCTTCGCCGACGGTGAGCACGGTCCCGAGCTGCTGCTCACCGAGCGCGCGCCGACGTTGCGCAACCACGCCGGCCAGATCTCCTTCCCGGGCGGGGCGTGCGACCCCGACGACGCCGACGCGGCGGCCACGGCCCTGCGCGAGGCCCAGGAGGAGGTCGGGCTCGACCCCGCCCAGGTCACGGTCTTCGGCACGCTCCCCACGCTCTGGCTGCCGCCCAGCAACTTCGCCGTGACCCCGGTGCTCGGCTACTGGTCGGCGCCGCGTCGGCTCGAGCCGGTCTCGGCGGCCGAGGTGGGGCACGTGATCCACCACCCCCTCCGGCTGCTCGTCGACCCCGACAACCGGTTCAGCGTCGAGCACCCGTCGGGCTGGCGCGGTCCGGCGTTCGAGATCGGCACCGAGATGCCGCTGTGGGGCTTCACCGCCGGCATCATCTCGAGGCTGTTCGAGCGGCTCGGCTGGGCCGAGCCGTGGGACGACACCGTGACCCGCGCCCTGCCCGAGCCGCCGGAGGCGTCGTCATGA
- a CDS encoding TlpA disulfide reductase family protein, translating into MRRLAIAAVATALLLTACSDVDTGPDKPTFGGTAGPGAPAADPDTTAARAAAQDAGIRPCSDLRLDDAPASGDAALPELELACLGADGTVDLSRLRGPAVVNLWASWCKPCREELPLLARLDERTGDRLTVVGIDVQDSDPEAAVRLASDAGVTYPQLVDPDSTTRGPLRVVGLPQTVFVDAQGRMVATERVPFTSYDDLTAAVRQHLEVQP; encoded by the coding sequence GTGAGGAGGCTCGCCATCGCCGCCGTCGCGACGGCCTTGCTGCTCACCGCCTGCAGCGACGTCGACACCGGACCGGACAAGCCGACCTTCGGCGGCACGGCCGGTCCCGGCGCCCCCGCCGCAGACCCCGACACCACCGCGGCGCGCGCCGCGGCCCAGGACGCCGGCATCCGCCCGTGCTCCGACCTGCGCCTCGACGACGCCCCCGCCTCCGGTGACGCCGCCCTTCCCGAGCTCGAGCTGGCGTGCCTCGGCGCCGACGGCACGGTCGACCTCTCCCGCCTGCGCGGACCGGCGGTCGTGAACCTGTGGGCCAGCTGGTGCAAGCCCTGCCGCGAGGAGCTCCCGCTGCTCGCCCGGCTCGACGAGCGGACCGGGGACCGGCTCACCGTCGTCGGGATCGACGTGCAGGACAGCGACCCGGAGGCGGCCGTGCGGCTCGCGTCCGACGCCGGCGTCACCTATCCCCAGCTCGTCGACCCGGACTCCACCACGCGCGGTCCGTTGCGCGTCGTCGGCCTGCCGCAGACGGTCTTCGTCGACGCGCAGGGAAGAATGGTCGCCACCGAGCGGGTCCCGTTCACCTCGTACGACGACCTGACCGCCGCCGTCCGTCAGCACCTGGAGGTCCAGCCGTGA
- the nth gene encoding endonuclease III, which translates to MPDVALGGSPKPPTSLVRRARKTHRVLAETYPEAGCELDFATPFELLVATVLSAQTTDRRVNAVTPVLFAAYPDATALAAAPREHVEEIIRSTGFYRAKTDSVVRLAAALVERFDAEVPPRLRDLVTLPGVGRKTANVVLGNAFDVPGLTVDTHFARLVQRFEWVDPVTAKDPVRTEHAVAALFPRKDWTMLSHRLIWHGRRRCHARKPACGACPVAHWCPAFGAGPTDPVEAEKLVTTQGRA; encoded by the coding sequence GTGCCGGACGTCGCCCTCGGGGGTTCCCCCAAGCCTCCGACGAGCCTCGTGCGCCGGGCCCGCAAGACCCACCGGGTGCTCGCCGAGACCTATCCGGAGGCAGGCTGCGAGCTCGACTTCGCCACCCCGTTCGAGCTCCTCGTCGCGACCGTGCTGTCGGCTCAGACCACGGATCGGCGGGTCAACGCGGTCACGCCGGTCCTCTTCGCCGCCTACCCCGACGCCACCGCGCTCGCGGCCGCCCCGCGCGAGCACGTCGAGGAGATCATCCGGTCGACGGGCTTCTACCGGGCCAAGACCGACAGCGTCGTCCGGCTCGCCGCGGCCCTGGTCGAGCGGTTCGACGCCGAGGTGCCGCCCCGGCTGCGCGACCTGGTCACGCTGCCCGGGGTGGGACGCAAGACCGCCAACGTGGTGCTGGGCAACGCGTTCGACGTGCCGGGCCTGACCGTCGACACGCACTTCGCGCGGCTCGTGCAGCGCTTCGAGTGGGTCGACCCGGTGACGGCCAAGGACCCGGTCAGGACCGAGCACGCCGTGGCCGCGCTGTTCCCCCGCAAGGACTGGACGATGCTCAGCCACCGCCTCATCTGGCACGGACGCCGCCGCTGCCACGCCCGCAAGCCGGCCTGTGGCGCCTGCCCCGTGGCCCACTGGTGCCCGGCCTTCGGCGCCGGACCCACCGATCCCGTCGAGGCCGAGAAGCTGGTCACCACGCAGGGCCGCGCGTGA
- a CDS encoding Crp/Fnr family transcriptional regulator yields the protein MPVNDDVLRQAPLFSGLDDDAAGALEASMTPLSLKRGEVLFNEGDDGNQLYVVTDGKIKLGRTSPDGRENLLAILGPGQMFGELSFFDPGPRSATATSVTDVTVQSLSHEALTPVLSSHAEVAMALLNQLAGRLRRTNEVVGDLVFSDVPGRVAKALLDLASRFGRKAEDGVHVNHDLTQEELAQLVGASRETVNKALADFASRGWLRLEPRSVVILDLERLQRRAR from the coding sequence ATGCCTGTGAACGACGACGTGCTGCGCCAAGCGCCGCTCTTCTCCGGTCTCGACGACGATGCCGCAGGAGCCCTCGAGGCCTCGATGACCCCGCTCAGCCTGAAGCGTGGCGAGGTCCTCTTCAACGAGGGTGACGACGGCAACCAGCTGTACGTCGTCACCGACGGCAAGATCAAGCTCGGGCGCACGTCGCCCGACGGACGGGAGAACCTGCTCGCGATCCTCGGGCCCGGACAGATGTTCGGCGAGCTGTCGTTCTTCGACCCCGGACCGCGTTCGGCCACGGCCACCTCCGTCACCGACGTGACGGTCCAGAGCCTCAGCCACGAGGCGCTCACCCCGGTCCTGTCGAGCCACGCCGAGGTCGCGATGGCGCTGCTCAACCAGCTCGCCGGGCGCCTGCGTCGCACCAACGAGGTCGTCGGCGACCTGGTGTTCTCCGACGTCCCGGGTCGTGTCGCCAAGGCCCTGCTCGACCTCGCGAGCCGCTTCGGGCGCAAGGCCGAGGACGGCGTGCACGTCAACCACGACCTCACGCAGGAGGAGCTGGCCCAGCTCGTCGGCGCCTCGCGCGAGACGGTCAACAAGGCCCTCGCCGACTTCGCCTCGCGCGGCTGGCTGCGCCTGGAGCCCCGCTCCGTGGTCATCCTCGACCTCGAGCGTCTGCAGCGCCGCGCGCGCTGA
- a CDS encoding alpha-ketoglutarate-dependent dioxygenase AlkB, producing the protein MWFQGSLLDVGDEAVVGPLGASVQRRELAHGAWVDVRPGWVQGADPLFLSLQTEVRWRAERREMYDDTVDVPRLLAHYGSGAVLPHPALDDARDALNRHYGAELGEDFVTAGLCYYRDGRDSVAWHGDRIGRGRSEDTMVAILSLGAPRRLSLRPTDHGPGDTIGFVVGHGDLLVMGGSCQRTWEHAVLKTARPVGPRISVQFRPRGVL; encoded by the coding sequence GTGTGGTTCCAGGGTTCGCTGCTCGACGTCGGCGACGAGGCCGTCGTCGGTCCGCTGGGCGCCTCGGTGCAGCGCAGGGAGCTTGCCCACGGCGCATGGGTCGACGTCCGCCCGGGCTGGGTGCAGGGCGCCGACCCGTTGTTCCTGAGCCTGCAGACCGAGGTCCGGTGGCGGGCCGAGAGGCGGGAGATGTACGACGACACGGTCGACGTCCCGCGGCTGCTGGCGCACTACGGATCGGGTGCCGTGCTGCCGCACCCGGCGCTCGACGACGCGCGCGACGCGCTGAACCGGCACTACGGCGCCGAGCTGGGCGAGGACTTCGTGACGGCTGGGCTCTGCTACTACCGCGACGGTCGCGACAGCGTCGCCTGGCACGGCGACCGGATCGGCCGTGGGCGCAGCGAGGACACGATGGTGGCGATCCTGTCGCTCGGCGCTCCGCGTCGGCTCAGCCTGCGCCCGACGGACCACGGCCCGGGCGACACCATCGGCTTCGTCGTGGGCCACGGCGACCTGCTCGTCATGGGCGGCTCGTGCCAGCGCACCTGGGAGCACGCCGTGCTCAAGACCGCCAGGCCGGTGGGCCCGCGGATCAGCGTGCAGTTCCGCCCCCGCGGCGTGCTCTGA
- a CDS encoding YeiH family protein, protein MSADASADDRSVVEYGDRLHSPAVLVGLAVVVATGAAARLLTENVPTWLADTALADVGDAIEYPVYAIALGLLVNALLSSLGVRDRLAGGFRTEFFIKTGLVVLGATVVLSVIARAAGPAILQGLLLITGVFAFTWWFAGRLGLDDRLRALLASAVAICGVSAAIAAAGAVRARKEQLAYTASLVILFALPSIFVLPWLADLLGLSPAVTGAWLGGNIDTTAAVTAAGAIAGEEPLQIASVVKLTQNALIGFVAVGLTAWFAFKVERDPQGERPRAIELWHRFPKFVLGFIAASVIATLYLEQASAARAEAFDTVVKGLRDYALILAFVSIGLEFKVSSLKEAGWRPIGVFAAATVVNIGLALALASVLFAGFTI, encoded by the coding sequence GTGAGCGCCGACGCCTCCGCCGACGACCGGTCGGTCGTGGAGTACGGCGACCGACTGCACTCCCCCGCCGTGCTGGTGGGTCTGGCCGTGGTCGTCGCCACGGGCGCGGCCGCCCGCCTCCTGACCGAGAACGTGCCCACGTGGCTCGCCGACACCGCGCTCGCCGACGTCGGCGACGCCATCGAGTATCCCGTCTACGCGATCGCGCTGGGCCTGCTCGTCAACGCCCTGCTGTCCTCGCTCGGGGTGCGCGACCGCCTCGCGGGCGGCTTCCGCACGGAGTTCTTCATCAAGACCGGCCTGGTCGTGCTCGGGGCCACGGTGGTGCTCTCGGTCATCGCGCGGGCCGCAGGACCAGCGATCCTCCAGGGCCTGCTGCTCATCACGGGCGTCTTCGCCTTCACCTGGTGGTTCGCCGGACGCCTCGGGCTGGACGATCGCCTGCGTGCCCTCCTCGCGTCGGCCGTCGCCATCTGCGGGGTGAGCGCGGCCATCGCGGCCGCCGGCGCGGTGCGGGCCCGCAAGGAGCAGCTGGCCTACACGGCCAGCCTCGTCATCCTGTTCGCACTGCCCTCGATCTTCGTGCTGCCGTGGCTCGCCGACCTCCTCGGCCTCTCGCCCGCCGTCACCGGCGCCTGGCTCGGTGGCAACATCGACACGACGGCGGCCGTCACCGCTGCCGGCGCGATCGCCGGCGAGGAGCCTCTCCAGATCGCCTCGGTGGTCAAGCTGACGCAGAACGCGCTCATCGGCTTCGTCGCGGTGGGCCTGACGGCCTGGTTCGCGTTCAAGGTCGAGCGCGACCCCCAGGGTGAGCGCCCCCGCGCCATCGAGCTGTGGCACCGGTTCCCGAAGTTCGTGCTCGGCTTCATCGCCGCGTCCGTGATCGCGACGCTCTACCTGGAGCAGGCGTCGGCCGCGCGGGCCGAGGCGTTCGACACCGTCGTGAAGGGCCTGCGCGACTACGCGCTCATCCTGGCGTTCGTCTCGATCGGCCTGGAGTTCAAGGTGTCCTCGCTGAAGGAGGCGGGCTGGCGTCCGATCGGTGTCTTCGCCGCCGCGACGGTCGTCAACATCGGGCTCGCACTGGCGCTGGCCTCGGTGCTGTTCGCCGGGTTCACGATCTAG
- a CDS encoding BCCT family transporter, which produces MFGFTGVVAIGFVVWGLVSTSGLKAASDTSRSWVITNTGWFFVLVASFFVIYVLWLAASKYGRIPLGRDDEGPEFRTVSWIAMMFSAGMGIGLMFWGVAEPLSHFASPPPGTGEAQSDEAVQSAMASTMFHWGLHPWAIYAVVGIAIAYGTFRKGRKQLISSAFVPLFGRRAEGPAGKVIDILAIFATLFGSAASLGLGALQIGAGLQFNGWIDEPSKIVLVTVITVLTILFILSAVSGIERGIQWLSNTNMVLALVLAVFVFVAGPTLFILNLVPTALGDYASQMTEMASRTAASGDDAMEAWLSGWTIFYWAWWVSWTPFVGMFIARISRGRTIREFVTGVLLVPTLVSLVWFAIFGGAGIFEQRDGAGIVGADGAVQSDFALFQLLEQYPAASITSVLVMVLVGIFFVSGADAASIVMGTLSERGSTEPSKPSVIFWGALTGAVAAIMLVIGGSDALTGLQNITIVASVPFVFVMVGLCLALYKDLQTDPVIVRHRLGLEAVEEAVAVGVEEHDGDFSLVVEPSESGDSVTVSRQERPDDPS; this is translated from the coding sequence GTGTTCGGGTTCACCGGCGTGGTGGCGATCGGGTTCGTCGTCTGGGGCCTGGTGAGCACGTCCGGCCTCAAGGCGGCCTCGGACACGTCGCGCTCGTGGGTCATCACGAACACCGGCTGGTTCTTCGTGCTCGTCGCGTCGTTCTTCGTGATCTACGTCCTGTGGCTCGCGGCCTCCAAGTACGGCCGGATCCCGCTCGGTCGCGACGACGAGGGTCCGGAGTTCCGGACCGTCTCCTGGATCGCGATGATGTTCAGCGCCGGCATGGGCATCGGCCTCATGTTCTGGGGCGTGGCCGAGCCGCTGTCGCACTTCGCGTCGCCGCCGCCCGGCACGGGCGAGGCGCAGAGCGACGAGGCCGTCCAGAGCGCCATGGCCTCCACGATGTTCCACTGGGGCCTGCACCCCTGGGCCATCTACGCGGTCGTCGGCATCGCGATCGCCTACGGCACCTTCCGCAAGGGACGCAAGCAGCTGATCTCGTCGGCCTTCGTCCCGCTCTTCGGCCGACGCGCCGAAGGACCGGCCGGCAAGGTGATCGACATCCTGGCGATCTTCGCCACCCTCTTCGGATCCGCCGCCTCGCTGGGCCTCGGCGCCCTGCAGATCGGCGCCGGACTGCAGTTCAACGGGTGGATCGACGAGCCGAGCAAGATCGTGCTCGTCACCGTCATCACCGTGCTGACGATCCTGTTCATCCTCTCGGCCGTCTCCGGCATCGAGCGGGGCATCCAGTGGCTTTCCAACACCAACATGGTGCTGGCGCTCGTGCTGGCCGTGTTCGTGTTCGTGGCCGGGCCGACGCTGTTCATCCTGAACCTCGTGCCGACCGCGCTCGGCGACTACGCCTCGCAGATGACCGAGATGGCCTCGCGCACCGCGGCCAGCGGCGACGACGCCATGGAGGCCTGGCTCTCCGGCTGGACGATCTTCTACTGGGCCTGGTGGGTCTCGTGGACCCCCTTCGTCGGCATGTTCATCGCCCGCATCAGCCGCGGTCGCACGATCCGTGAGTTCGTCACGGGCGTCCTGCTCGTGCCCACGCTGGTCAGCCTCGTGTGGTTCGCGATCTTCGGTGGCGCCGGCATCTTCGAGCAGCGCGACGGCGCGGGCATCGTCGGTGCAGACGGCGCCGTCCAGTCCGACTTCGCCCTGTTCCAGCTGCTGGAGCAGTACCCGGCGGCGAGCATCACCTCGGTGCTGGTCATGGTGCTCGTCGGCATCTTCTTCGTGTCCGGTGCCGATGCGGCGTCGATCGTCATGGGGACGCTGAGCGAGCGCGGCTCCACCGAGCCGAGCAAGCCGTCGGTCATCTTCTGGGGCGCCCTCACCGGCGCCGTCGCGGCGATCATGCTCGTGATCGGGGGCTCCGACGCCCTGACCGGTCTGCAGAACATCACGATCGTCGCGTCCGTGCCGTTCGTGTTCGTCATGGTGGGCCTGTGTCTCGCGCTGTACAAGGACCTCCAGACGGACCCGGTCATCGTGCGCCACCGACTCGGTCTCGAGGCCGTCGAGGAGGCCGTGGCCGTGGGCGTCGAGGAGCACGACGGCGACTTCTCGCTCGTCGTGGAGCCCTCGGAGAGTGGCGACAGCGTGACGGTCAGCCGGCAGGAGCGCCCGGACGACCCCAGCTGA
- a CDS encoding DUF2516 family protein, whose translation MFEVESGLMLVLSLALFAVKAFALVDCLTRAPARFAVADTLPKSSWLVILGLTLAAHLVLWSPLSLLNLVGTVAALVYLAQLRGSRV comes from the coding sequence GTGTTCGAGGTCGAGTCGGGTCTGATGCTGGTGCTGTCGCTCGCCCTGTTCGCGGTCAAGGCGTTCGCGCTCGTGGACTGCCTCACCCGCGCGCCCGCCCGGTTCGCCGTGGCCGACACGCTCCCGAAGAGCTCGTGGCTCGTGATCCTGGGCCTCACGCTCGCGGCGCACCTGGTGCTCTGGAGCCCGCTGTCGCTGCTCAACCTCGTCGGCACCGTGGCCGCGCTGGTCTACCTCGCGCAGCTGCGCGGCAGCCGCGTCTGA
- a CDS encoding helix-turn-helix domain-containing protein: protein MAKLDVGGAVENLGDYLREQRRQAQMSLRQLAEKSEVSNPYLSQIERGVRRPSAEVLQQIAKALRISAESLYVRAGLIDIDESGARMVEDAIALDARLTERQKTALLDIYRSFVGTDVAPDEALAETVTQANPDTSPEETPT from the coding sequence ATGGCCAAGCTGGACGTAGGAGGAGCCGTCGAGAACCTCGGCGACTACTTGCGCGAGCAGCGACGCCAGGCGCAGATGTCCCTGCGACAGCTGGCTGAGAAGTCCGAGGTCTCCAACCCGTACCTCAGCCAGATCGAGCGGGGCGTGCGTCGTCCCTCGGCAGAGGTCCTGCAGCAGATCGCGAAGGCGCTGCGCATCTCGGCCGAGTCGCTCTACGTCCGTGCCGGTCTCATCGACATCGACGAGTCCGGCGCGCGGATGGTCGAGGACGCCATCGCCCTCGACGCCCGACTGACCGAGCGGCAGAAGACGGCACTGCTGGACATCTACCGCTCGTTCGTCGGCACCGACGTCGCACCGGACGAGGCACTTGCCGAAACGGTCACCCAGGCCAATCCCGACACCTCTCCCGAGGAGACACCCACATGA